TACCGGCCCGGCGCACCCCGGCCGGCCCGCCCGGTCGTGGCGGTCAGGCGCCCTTCGTCGCCCCGTCGGGCTCGGGCCCGGCGTCGGCCCCGTCGCCCCCGAGCACCCGCAGCACCTCGCCGAGCTGGCGGTGCTGGATCTCGAGGTGGCGCATGGGCATGCCCTTGCGGATCTCGTAGTGGTTGCGCCGGCCCACCCGGGTCTTGGTCAGGTAGCCGGCCTCGACCAGGTCGGCGACGATCCCCTGCACGGCCCGCTCGGTGATGCCGACCCGCTCGGCCACGTCGGCCATGCGCAGCCCCGGGTCCTCGGCCAGGCAGAACAGGACGACGAAGTGGTTGGTGACGAACGTCCACCCGCCGTCGGAACGGCCCTCTTCGCGCCGGCGCATGGGGCGAACGGTACCGGCTCGCCGCCCGG
This genomic window from Acidimicrobiales bacterium contains:
- a CDS encoding winged helix-turn-helix transcriptional regulator, with protein sequence MRRREEGRSDGGWTFVTNHFVVLFCLAEDPGLRMADVAERVGITERAVQGIVADLVEAGYLTKTRVGRRNHYEIRKGMPMRHLEIQHRQLGEVLRVLGGDGADAGPEPDGATKGA